The proteins below come from a single Mangifera indica cultivar Alphonso chromosome 16, CATAS_Mindica_2.1, whole genome shotgun sequence genomic window:
- the LOC123199301 gene encoding ankyrin-1-like gives MPEASASREMAGKNKDGKDSEYIQNLRLYRAVDAGDFEVTVNCLDANPTALTASLSADGDTALHIAVLAGRVKIVEELVKRISAEDLGINNKNGATALNFAATGGITKIAEYLVKKNQELLRILNKHGYIPVVVASLYGHRDMVRYLYYETPMEELNPHGSKNGVMLLTTCIIDDLYDIALDLLQCYRQLVFEQDNDGDTAKGQKGDREHVKGLLSR, from the exons atgcCTGAGGCATCTGCTTCCAGGGAAATGGCAGGCAAGAACAAAG ATGGAAAGGACAGCGAATACATCCAAAATCTGCGTCTATACAGGGCTGTGGATGCTGGCGATTTTGAAGTTACAGTGAATTGCCTTGATGCGAATCCAACTGCGCTAACCGCCAGCCTTTCAGCGGACGGTGACACAGCTCTTCACATTGCGGTGCTAGCAGGCCGAGTAAAGATTGTTGAAGAGCTAGTGAAAAGGATCAGCGCAGAAGACTTGGGAATCAATAACAAGAATGGTGCCACAGCCCTTAATTTTGCAGCCACCGGTGGAATCACAAAGATTGCTGAGTATTTAGTGAAGAAGAACCAGGAATTGCTTCGCATTCTGAACAAGCACGGCTACATACCCGTGGTTGTGGCGTCTCTCTACGGCCATCGAGACATGGTTCGATATCTTTACTATGAAACTCCCATGGAGGAGCTCAACCCGCATGGGAGCAAGAATGGTGTTATGCTTCTCACAACATGCATTATTGACGACCTCTACG atattgcTCTGGATCTGTTGCAATGCTACCGGCAACTAGTTTTTGAGCAAGATAACGACGGGGACACGGCAAAGGGTCAAAAAGGTGATCGAGAACATGTTAAGGGCTTGTTGTCTAGATAA